TTAACTTTCAAACTAGTGGAAAAGCCATGGAAGGTGGCATTGGTTGGAGCTACAAAGAAAATCAGCCAGGGAAGGGATTAGAAGACACAGGGCTGAGTCTGCCAATCAATCACCATGGTAACTTGAAGAGCGCCTCCAGCGATCACGACCTAACTGACATTTTTCAAAAGATCAGATCTTCTAAAACTTCTGTAAGCTCATTTGGACCCACTTCATTATTTTTAATGACCAAGAAGTTGTTGTCTTTATGGTTTCCACCGAACTTTTTTCTTTCCTTGGTTTAAACCTTCACTTTGTTATACAAACTTGTGGTATGgggccttttttttttgttttgttttggttttttgtttttgtttttgtagcCGGTTGCAGGTTGAGACCAGTGTAATTTTTGTCCTCAATTTCTTTAAGTGTTTTTCTTGTTTAAATATGATCTTTCCTTTCTTTTGATTAGTTTTTTTCCCCCTACTTGAAATAAATTTCACTCAATTCACCCTTCTAATATGTGTTTGCAGGCAGTTATCAACTATGGCGCATCTTGGTATGTCAGTGGCATCTTGTAACCTCTCCTTCAAGCTCTCCTGTTATCAATTTTGATATTTCTCCGTCCAAgtggaatgttgggcaactaagaaataaAATATCCAAGAAGTAAAAGTTGCAGAAATGCAAATCGTGAGGTGGTATAACTTCAAAGGATTAATTAAGGAACGAACATATTCACAGTAAGGTAGACATTGCACCAGTACTACAGCATCAGATTAGATAAGAGGGGTGACTTAGATAGTTTGGACATTTGAAATGTAGGCCAAGTAGTGCCTTAGTGAGAAGGACTGTGTAAGTTATTGTTAgtggcaatagaaggggtagagatagatttaaaataacttagaatgaggtaGTGACTAGTAAGAAAGAATCTAATAGCTCTTAAGTTAGTCGAGGAAAAATGCACTAGATTGTGTGAATTGGCTGAAAAAGATTTGTATAGCTGACTACACCTAGTGAGGTTgaggcttcttttttttttttttttttccttcttgttATTATTGTATGTTGTTGTTCTGTCGAAGTGGATATTGGAAACTGATCAGCAGGGAGCATACAAGTGTGATCACAAGGTGTTTGACGAGGAAATGAAATAGCACATGAGATGATGAGCTGTCTACATGATTATATGTAAACAGAAATGGAGGGAAACGATTTCTGTTTCCCATATGTGGGGATGCACGTGAAGAATCAACCCGATGCATCCTCAGATATGTGATGATGGCTATGGTATTGGATATTCTGATCTAGAGTTATGGGCTCATAATGGCACGCACATTCTGTTCAGCAGTGCTGGACATTCctcaaaaatgaaaatgaaaatcttgGAAAAGGGACCTTTGATCACAGGTGATCTCGTTATGGTACTTCATGCCATTTGATTGGAGGTGATCTTGTTATAGTTTTGATAGGCTAAAATAGTGGCAAAAAAGTTGGACAATTAATGTGGGTGCATGTGCATGTTCTTGTGTAGATATGATCCCTTGGGTCACTTTCTTACACCTGGGGGAGTATTACTGAATGGTGCCTGAAAGAAAGATATCCATGGCACTCTTTCTCATTATATaatgctattatatgttgatgcaATGTACTGCCAAGGTAAGACCATGAAAGCATACTTTTTCTATCAAAGTGCAACCGTCATTATTGCTTTTATAAACTAGCTGTCTTGTCTTAGAAGTTAAACTTAGCTGTCTTATATAACACTGAATATTCTGTTCCCAAaacagttctctctctctctctctctctctctctcttaaaaatGTGGTTAGCTATGTGATTATCATATTTAGGATAACGTTCATGACTTGAGATTCTGAGTTGAAACTCGTAACTGTATCTTTTTCAGGTGTCGTGTATGCAACCAGATCCTCCCTGCATTTTGCCAGTTGAGCAACAGTTTCCCTAAGCTTTCCTTCATATATGCTGATATTGATGAATGCCCAGAGACAACTCAGCACATTCGTTACACACCTACTTTTCATTTCTACCGAGATGGCGAAAGAGTAGATGAGATGTTTGGTGCTGGAGAAGAACGTCTGCATGATCGTTTATGGTTGCACTCTTGAAGACATACTAGTAGTTTTTGTTACCACTTCATTTCAAATAACATTCTACAGATTCTTTGTTGTAAAATTATTATCTTCACATTTAGCTCTAATTTAAGTTGGTGTTTAGACTTGAGTATGTAAATTTGGTTCAGTGTTTTTTAATTGTTCCCTCATCCTCCCGTGCATGGATAATCATAAAGTTGTGGAATGGCAGGATTTATCGCTAATATGGGATTTTGATGAATGaatttcaagaaaaatttaaACTCCAAAAATAGCAAGTTAAGAAATAATTTAGCCTCTCTGTTATGtcttaaaaataagaacttttaGAAAAGTACTTTCTATAAATATTC
This Malania oleifera isolate guangnan ecotype guangnan chromosome 11, ASM2987363v1, whole genome shotgun sequence DNA region includes the following protein-coding sequences:
- the LOC131168344 gene encoding thioredoxin-like 3-3, with the translated sequence MEGGIGWSYKENQPGKGLEDTGLSLPINHHGNLKSASSDHDLTDIFQKIRSSKTSAVINYGASWCRVCNQILPAFCQLSNSFPKLSFIYADIDECPETTQHIRYTPTFHFYRDGERVDEMFGAGEERLHDRLWLHS